A stretch of Vigna angularis cultivar LongXiaoDou No.4 chromosome 4, ASM1680809v1, whole genome shotgun sequence DNA encodes these proteins:
- the LOC128196086 gene encoding uncharacterized protein LOC128196086 isoform X2, protein MVIAKKDVENVVEKGGRFYRVIEKNREMSSDAPSGDLPPSQGADDIHTPTRKKGRSGTRLRELVATRNADHRLPIRFDMQTCKPLGENSTKFISYVALLGRSKASILCDDWDHVPENVKNQIWQSILVTYDVPNTNLLRTKWISYVGERWKNFKTMLTSHYIYGSKTDKSPCEKYQFLDEETWQAFKLKRLDPAFQAKRRAAQEIAKKNVHPHILSRGGYEKLEQKMMKEASTSNPIGASDTSAITRLPRHVTWKRARQRPSGEYTSEETASIAKRIDELVEQSTQGTFTPEGREDILAVAIGRPEHSGRVRGVGKFIGIRQFFGPPTSHHSKAHVSEEVLKGIREEIRQEMREEINEMKKEYGDMRAQLKKEYSNMRAQLLADVRAEFASSSSQPRNFPQPSHLCISTKESCDVSPQNASPTIDADYELFSDDALQCLVALGKMYTLGSTMHHETITTDMMRVVVVDVRDATARVPVPTEDVQTVGQAPGNFILWPLRLSRAIVKKVEAQGQEDMNESLQQQSQPSQQIILEQLGVLAVKISLSPIELQMPPEVTNRTSSLSFFICQKDIFEILSGTDMLCISILQLWLLYLHRLTIEKKNDHIYGFIDPVAIQGVGNKGEEVQNYLLQAFVNGKKQVYLAPYLQQGHWQLLLILPQQFLVVLLCSLHKKPHTLTIKNTLILVVEAYSKLQGTHIVSRKKLQFIAPTCSRQLGSFECGYYVMRHMQKIISANVVDSWKLIFDDTSPMEQQVIKDVREQWAAFLLTICK, encoded by the exons ATGGTGATTGCAAAGAAGGATGTAGAAAATGTCGTAGAGAAGGGAGGAAGATTTTACAGAGTTATTGAGAAGAACAG GGAAATGTCTAGTGACGCACCATCTGGTGACCTCCCACCTTCACAAGGTGCAGATGACATTCATACGCCTACCCGAAAAAAAGGTAGGTCTGGGACAAGGTTGAGAGAGTTGGTAGCCACCCGCAACGCTGATCATAGGCTTCCCATTCGTTTTGATATGCAGACCTGTAAACCCTTGGGAGAAAATAGCACGAAATTCATTAGTTATGTGGCCTTGCTCGGTAGAAGTAAGGCATCCATTCTTTGTGATGATTGGGATCATGTTCCAGAGAATGTGAAGAACCAGATATGGCAGAGCATCTTG GTCACATATGACGTCCCAAACACTAATCTATTGAGGACGAAATGGATTTCATATGTCGGGGAAAGATGGAAGAATTTCAAGACTATGCTTACAAGTCATTATATTTATGGTTCCAAAACTGATAAAAGCCCTTGTGAAAAGTATCAATTTCTTGATGAGGAAACATGGCAAGCCTTTAAGTTGAAGCGATTAGATCCTGCCTTTCAg GCTAAGAGGAGAGCTGCACAAGAGATCGCAAAGAAAAATGTCCACCCTCATATATTGTCTCGTGGGGGTTATGAGAAATTGGAGCAGAAGATGATGAAAGAGGCATCTACCTCTAATCCTATTGGGGCCTCCGATACGAGTGCCATAACTCGTCTTCCACGCCATGTTACATGGAAGAGAGCTCGTCAAAGACCATCTGGGGAGTACACATCTGAGGAAACCGCGAGCATAGCTAAGCGCATT GATGAGTTGGTCGAGCAAAGCACACAAGGTACATTCACTCCCGAGGGCCGTGAGGACATATTGGCAGTTGCCATTGGTCGTCCAGAGCATTCTGGACGTGTTCGAGGTGTTGGTAAATTTATTGGCATCCGTCAATTCTTCGGTCCTCCAACAAGTCATCATAGTAAAGCCCATGTCAGTGAGGAAGTCCTCAAGGGTATAAGAGAAGAAATTAGACAGGAGATGAGGGAGGAGATCAACGAGATGAAGAAAGAGTACGGTGATATGAGAGCACAGTTGAAGAAGGAGTACTCTAATATGCGGGCACAATTGTTAGCAGATGTGCGAGCAGAATTCGCCTCCTCCTCAAGCCAACCTAGGAATTTCCCTCAACCTTCTCATCTTTGTATAAGCACAAAGGAGAGTTGTGATGTTTCTCCTCAAAACGCTTCTCCCACTATTGATGCAGACTACGAGTTGTTTAGTGATGATGCCCTACAGTGCTTGGTGGCCTTAg GTAAAATGTATACATTGGGGTCAACCATGCACCATGAAACCATTACAACTGATATGATGAGAGTGGTGGTTGTAGACGTACGAGATGCTACAGCTCGAGTCCCTGTGCCCACTGAGGATGTTCAGACAGTGGGACAGGCCCCTGGAAATTTTATCCTTTGGCCCCTTAGATTGTCAAGAGCAATTGTAAAGAag GTTGAAGCACAAGGACAAGAAGATATGAATGAATCACTGCAACAACAGTCGCAGCCGTCACAACAAATAATTCTAGAACAACTTGGTGTGTTAGCAGTGAAGATCTCCCTTTCTCCTATAGAGTTACAAATGCCTCCTGAAGTCACAAACAGGACATCTTCGCTCTCTTTCTTCATATGTCAGaaggatatttttgaaattctctCTGGCACTGATATGTTATGTATATCAATACTACAACTTtggttgtt GTATTTACATCGGTTGACcattgaaaagaagaatgatCACATTTATGGTTTTATTGACCCTGTTGCCATTCAAGGAGTTGggaataaaggtgaagaggtccAAAACTACCTCTTACAAGCTTTTGTAAACGGAAAAAAGCAAGTGTACTTAGCACCTTATTTGCAACA GGGTCACTGGCAATTGTTACTAATTCTTCCTCAACAATTTCTTGTAGTTCTCTTATGTTCATTGCACAAAAAACCTCACACTTTGACAATTAAAAATACACTAATatt AGTGGTTGAGGCATATTCAAAGTTGCAGGGAACACATATCGTCTCTAGAAAGAAGTTGCAGTTCATTGCACCAACT TGCTCACGTCAACTGGGAAGCTTTGAGTGCGGATATTATGTCATGAGACACATGCAGAAAATTATATCCGCAAATGTCGTTGACTCATGGAAATTG atatttgatgacaCGTCTCCAATGGAACAACAAGTCATAAAGGATGTTCGGGAGCAATGGGCTGCATTTCTTTTAACCATTTGTAAATGA
- the LOC128196086 gene encoding uncharacterized protein LOC128196086 isoform X4: MDRSWINLIRTTNEYESGVEQFLEFAKMNVPDNNGRFYCPCVNCLNERKLPTEVIREHVLCDGFLKSYTKWTWHGELIDMPSVSDSQVEVEEVDLEMGDRLEDMICDVGHDSFQRAHMYDNLCSDAEKPLYPECTKFTRLSAVLKLFNVKARNGWTDKSFTELLELLSDMLPKDYELFSDDALQCLVALGKMYTLGSTMHHETITTDMMRVVVVDVRDATARVPVPTEDVQTVGQAPGNFILWPLRLSRAIVKKVEAQGQEDMNESLQQQSQPSQQIILEQLGVLAVKISLSPIELQMPPEVTNRTSSLSFFICQKDIFEILSGTDMLCISILQLWLLYLHRLTIEKKNDHIYGFIDPVAIQGVGNKGEEVQNYLLQAFVNGKKQVYLAPYLQQGHWQLLLILPQQFLVVLLCSLHKKPHTLTIKNTLILVVEAYSKLQGTHIVSRKKLQFIAPTCSRQLGSFECGYYVMRHMQKIISANVVDSWKLIFDDTSPMEQQVIKDVREQWAAFLLTICK, from the exons ATGGATCGGAGTTGGATAAATTTGATACGTACAACAAATGAATATGAGAGTGGAGTAGAACAATTTCTTGAATTTGCAAAGATGAATGTTCCAGACAATAACGGAAGATTCTATTGTCCGTGTGTTAATTGTTTGAATGAGCGAAAACTACCAACTGAAGTTATTCGAGAGCATGTTCTATGTGATGGATTCCTAAAGAGCTACACAAAGTGGACATGGCATGGTGAATTAATAGACATGCCAAGTGTAAGTGACTCTCaagtagaagtagaagaagttGATTTAGAGATGGGTGATCGGTTAGAGGACATGATATGTGATGTCGGACATGATTCCTTCCAACGTGCTCATATGTATGACAACTTGTGCAGTGACGCAGAAAAACCTTTATATCCAGAATGCACTAAGTTTACTCGATTGTCAGCTGTGTTAAAATTGTTCAATGTGAAAGCAAGAAATGGGTGGACTGATAAAAGCTTCACAGAGTTGCTTGAGTTGTTGAGTGACATGCTTCCTAAAG ACTACGAGTTGTTTAGTGATGATGCCCTACAGTGCTTGGTGGCCTTAg GTAAAATGTATACATTGGGGTCAACCATGCACCATGAAACCATTACAACTGATATGATGAGAGTGGTGGTTGTAGACGTACGAGATGCTACAGCTCGAGTCCCTGTGCCCACTGAGGATGTTCAGACAGTGGGACAGGCCCCTGGAAATTTTATCCTTTGGCCCCTTAGATTGTCAAGAGCAATTGTAAAGAag GTTGAAGCACAAGGACAAGAAGATATGAATGAATCACTGCAACAACAGTCGCAGCCGTCACAACAAATAATTCTAGAACAACTTGGTGTGTTAGCAGTGAAGATCTCCCTTTCTCCTATAGAGTTACAAATGCCTCCTGAAGTCACAAACAGGACATCTTCGCTCTCTTTCTTCATATGTCAGaaggatatttttgaaattctctCTGGCACTGATATGTTATGTATATCAATACTACAACTTtggttgtt GTATTTACATCGGTTGACcattgaaaagaagaatgatCACATTTATGGTTTTATTGACCCTGTTGCCATTCAAGGAGTTGggaataaaggtgaagaggtccAAAACTACCTCTTACAAGCTTTTGTAAACGGAAAAAAGCAAGTGTACTTAGCACCTTATTTGCAACA GGGTCACTGGCAATTGTTACTAATTCTTCCTCAACAATTTCTTGTAGTTCTCTTATGTTCATTGCACAAAAAACCTCACACTTTGACAATTAAAAATACACTAATatt AGTGGTTGAGGCATATTCAAAGTTGCAGGGAACACATATCGTCTCTAGAAAGAAGTTGCAGTTCATTGCACCAACT TGCTCACGTCAACTGGGAAGCTTTGAGTGCGGATATTATGTCATGAGACACATGCAGAAAATTATATCCGCAAATGTCGTTGACTCATGGAAATTG atatttgatgacaCGTCTCCAATGGAACAACAAGTCATAAAGGATGTTCGGGAGCAATGGGCTGCATTTCTTTTAACCATTTGTAAATGA
- the LOC128196086 gene encoding uncharacterized protein LOC128196086 isoform X3, whose translation MEMSSDAPSGDLPPSQGADDIHTPTRKKGRSGTRLRELVATRNADHRLPIRFDMQTCKPLGENSTKFISYVALLGRSKASILCDDWDHVPENVKNQIWQSILVTYDVPNTNLLRTKWISYVGERWKNFKTMLTSHYIYGSKTDKSPCEKYQFLDEETWQAFKLKRLDPAFQAKRRAAQEIAKKNVHPHILSRGGYEKLEQKMMKEASTSNPIGASDTSAITRLPRHVTWKRARQRPSGEYTSEETASIAKRIDELVEQSTQGTFTPEGREDILAVAIGRPEHSGRVRGVGKFIGIRQFFGPPTSHHSKAHVSEEVLKGIREEIRQEMREEINEMKKEYGDMRAQLKKEYSNMRAQLLADVRAEFASSSSQPRNFPQPSHLCISTKESCDVSPQNASPTIDADYELFSDDALQCLVALGKMYTLGSTMHHETITTDMMRVVVVDVRDATARVPVPTEDVQTVGQAPGNFILWPLRLSRAIVKKVEAQGQEDMNESLQQQSQPSQQIILEQLGVLAVKISLSPIELQMPPEVTNRTSSLSFFICQKDIFEILSGTDMLCISILQLWLLYLHRLTIEKKNDHIYGFIDPVAIQGVGNKGEEVQNYLLQAFVNGKKQVYLAPYLQQGHWQLLLILPQQFLVVLLCSLHKKPHTLTIKNTLILVVEAYSKLQGTHIVSRKKLQFIAPTCSRQLGSFECGYYVMRHMQKIISANVVDSWKLIFDDTSPMEQQVIKDVREQWAAFLLTICK comes from the exons AT GGAAATGTCTAGTGACGCACCATCTGGTGACCTCCCACCTTCACAAGGTGCAGATGACATTCATACGCCTACCCGAAAAAAAGGTAGGTCTGGGACAAGGTTGAGAGAGTTGGTAGCCACCCGCAACGCTGATCATAGGCTTCCCATTCGTTTTGATATGCAGACCTGTAAACCCTTGGGAGAAAATAGCACGAAATTCATTAGTTATGTGGCCTTGCTCGGTAGAAGTAAGGCATCCATTCTTTGTGATGATTGGGATCATGTTCCAGAGAATGTGAAGAACCAGATATGGCAGAGCATCTTG GTCACATATGACGTCCCAAACACTAATCTATTGAGGACGAAATGGATTTCATATGTCGGGGAAAGATGGAAGAATTTCAAGACTATGCTTACAAGTCATTATATTTATGGTTCCAAAACTGATAAAAGCCCTTGTGAAAAGTATCAATTTCTTGATGAGGAAACATGGCAAGCCTTTAAGTTGAAGCGATTAGATCCTGCCTTTCAg GCTAAGAGGAGAGCTGCACAAGAGATCGCAAAGAAAAATGTCCACCCTCATATATTGTCTCGTGGGGGTTATGAGAAATTGGAGCAGAAGATGATGAAAGAGGCATCTACCTCTAATCCTATTGGGGCCTCCGATACGAGTGCCATAACTCGTCTTCCACGCCATGTTACATGGAAGAGAGCTCGTCAAAGACCATCTGGGGAGTACACATCTGAGGAAACCGCGAGCATAGCTAAGCGCATT GATGAGTTGGTCGAGCAAAGCACACAAGGTACATTCACTCCCGAGGGCCGTGAGGACATATTGGCAGTTGCCATTGGTCGTCCAGAGCATTCTGGACGTGTTCGAGGTGTTGGTAAATTTATTGGCATCCGTCAATTCTTCGGTCCTCCAACAAGTCATCATAGTAAAGCCCATGTCAGTGAGGAAGTCCTCAAGGGTATAAGAGAAGAAATTAGACAGGAGATGAGGGAGGAGATCAACGAGATGAAGAAAGAGTACGGTGATATGAGAGCACAGTTGAAGAAGGAGTACTCTAATATGCGGGCACAATTGTTAGCAGATGTGCGAGCAGAATTCGCCTCCTCCTCAAGCCAACCTAGGAATTTCCCTCAACCTTCTCATCTTTGTATAAGCACAAAGGAGAGTTGTGATGTTTCTCCTCAAAACGCTTCTCCCACTATTGATGCAGACTACGAGTTGTTTAGTGATGATGCCCTACAGTGCTTGGTGGCCTTAg GTAAAATGTATACATTGGGGTCAACCATGCACCATGAAACCATTACAACTGATATGATGAGAGTGGTGGTTGTAGACGTACGAGATGCTACAGCTCGAGTCCCTGTGCCCACTGAGGATGTTCAGACAGTGGGACAGGCCCCTGGAAATTTTATCCTTTGGCCCCTTAGATTGTCAAGAGCAATTGTAAAGAag GTTGAAGCACAAGGACAAGAAGATATGAATGAATCACTGCAACAACAGTCGCAGCCGTCACAACAAATAATTCTAGAACAACTTGGTGTGTTAGCAGTGAAGATCTCCCTTTCTCCTATAGAGTTACAAATGCCTCCTGAAGTCACAAACAGGACATCTTCGCTCTCTTTCTTCATATGTCAGaaggatatttttgaaattctctCTGGCACTGATATGTTATGTATATCAATACTACAACTTtggttgtt GTATTTACATCGGTTGACcattgaaaagaagaatgatCACATTTATGGTTTTATTGACCCTGTTGCCATTCAAGGAGTTGggaataaaggtgaagaggtccAAAACTACCTCTTACAAGCTTTTGTAAACGGAAAAAAGCAAGTGTACTTAGCACCTTATTTGCAACA GGGTCACTGGCAATTGTTACTAATTCTTCCTCAACAATTTCTTGTAGTTCTCTTATGTTCATTGCACAAAAAACCTCACACTTTGACAATTAAAAATACACTAATatt AGTGGTTGAGGCATATTCAAAGTTGCAGGGAACACATATCGTCTCTAGAAAGAAGTTGCAGTTCATTGCACCAACT TGCTCACGTCAACTGGGAAGCTTTGAGTGCGGATATTATGTCATGAGACACATGCAGAAAATTATATCCGCAAATGTCGTTGACTCATGGAAATTG atatttgatgacaCGTCTCCAATGGAACAACAAGTCATAAAGGATGTTCGGGAGCAATGGGCTGCATTTCTTTTAACCATTTGTAAATGA
- the LOC128196086 gene encoding uncharacterized protein LOC128196086 isoform X1: MDRSWINLIRTTNEYESGVEQFLEFAKMNVPDNNGRFYCPCVNCLNERKLPTEVIREHVLCDGFLKSYTKWTWHGELIDMPSVSDSQVEVEEVDLEMGDRLEDMICDVGHDSFQRAHMYDNLCSDAEKPLYPECTKFTRLSAVLKLFNVKARNGWTDKSFTELLELLSDMLPKGNTLPIRNYDAKKILCPMGMEYKKIHACPNDCILYKSEFAKLHQCPQCGVSRYKQKESEFECDRKGPPAKVLWYLPLVPRLKRLFSNSNDAKLMRWHADGRIKDGNLRHPADAMQWKNFDSMFPNFCKDSRNIRFGLATDGMNPYGNLSSKHSSWPVMLVIYNLPPWLCMKRKYVMLSLMISGPRQPGNDIDVYLAPLVEDLKMLWEEGVDMFDGYTGDSFKLHAMVFCTINDFPAYGNLSGYSTKGHKACPICEEGTCHRQLQHGRKTVYLGHRRFLSTNHPYRKLKKAFDGCQENELAPMALSGSQVYERVKDIGVVLGKTQKKGTSSNIWKKRSILFDLPYWRVLDVRHCLDVMHVEKNVCDSIIGTLLNIQGKTKDGLNARLDLVEIGIREQLAPISHGKRTYLPPACHTLCKQEKRSFCEFLQGVKVPLGYSSNFKRVVSMKDHKLLGLKSHDCHVLMQQLLPVAIRGILPKNVRYTLTRLCFFFNAICSKVIDIEKLDQLENEVVVILCQLEMYFPPSFFDIMVHLIIHLVREVRICGPVFLRWMYPIERYMKILKGYVKNQYRPEASIVERYIAEEAIEFCTDYLSDVEAIGVPRSRYHGRGVGKGTRSSKVVTLNRAEILRAHMYILNNTEEVIPYLSAHKDIVKRNNPRMPQKWVINEHNKTFLKWFKQQVQADHTTSDTLNWLSSEPNFDVICWCGYDINNYTFHTQKEDEKSTTQNSGVMVVAESMHFSSSKDKNPVMASMCYFGVIKDIWVIDYTSFRVPIFKCKWVDGNTGVRTDDLGFTLVDLEKEGYTEEPFIMASQAKQVFYVTDLEDNRWSVVLKGRTMHYTDDNDEVVLDIGETPSFSSNMPTLNVDNEVDDVHAIRDDHHEGLWENIAT; encoded by the coding sequence ATGGATCGGAGTTGGATAAATTTGATACGTACAACAAATGAATATGAGAGTGGAGTAGAACAATTTCTTGAATTTGCAAAGATGAATGTTCCAGACAATAACGGAAGATTCTATTGTCCGTGTGTTAATTGTTTGAATGAGCGAAAACTACCAACTGAAGTTATTCGAGAGCATGTTCTATGTGATGGATTCCTAAAGAGCTACACAAAGTGGACATGGCATGGTGAATTAATAGACATGCCAAGTGTAAGTGACTCTCaagtagaagtagaagaagttGATTTAGAGATGGGTGATCGGTTAGAGGACATGATATGTGATGTCGGACATGATTCCTTCCAACGTGCTCATATGTATGACAACTTGTGCAGTGACGCAGAAAAACCTTTATATCCAGAATGCACTAAGTTTACTCGATTGTCAGCTGTGTTAAAATTGTTCAATGTGAAAGCAAGAAATGGGTGGACTGATAAAAGCTTCACAGAGTTGCTTGAGTTGTTGAGTGACATGCTTCCTAAAGGTAACACATTACCAATACgcaattatgatgcgaagaagaTATTGTGTCccatgggtatggagtataaaaaaattcatgcatGCCCTAATGATTGTATTTTGTACAAGAGCGAGTTTGCCAAGTTACATCAATGTCCACAATGTGGGGTATCACGATACAAACAAAAAGAGAGTGAGTTTGAATGTGATAGGAAGGGTCCTCCTGCAAAAGTCTTGTGGTATCTTCCTCTTGTTCCACGATTGAAACGCTTGTTCAGTAACTCAAATGATGCAAAACTCAtgagatggcatgcagatggaCGTATAAAAGATGGGAATTTGAGGCATCCAGCAGATGCAATGCAGTGGAAGAATTTTGATTCCATGTTCCCTAATTTCTGTAAAGATTCAAGAAACATTAGGTTTGGACTTGCTACAGATGGAATGAATccatatggaaacttgagcagTAAACATAGCTCGTGGCCTGTGATGTTAGTGATTTACAATTTACCTCCATGGTTGTGTATGAAACGCAAATATGTGATGTTATCCTTGATGATCTCGGGTCCAAGACAACCAGGAAAcgacattgatgtttatttagCCCCATTAGTTGAAGATTTAAAGATGTTATGGGAGGAAGgtgttgatatgtttgatggATACACTGGTGATTCATTCAAGTTGCATGCCATGGTATTTTGTACTATCAACGACTTTCCAGCTTATGGTAATTTAAGTGGCTATAGCActaagggtcataaagcatgccCTATATGTGAAGAAGGCACATGTCATCGTCAATTACAGCATGGAAGGAAAACAGTATACCTTGGACATCGAAGGTTTCTTAGTACAAACCATCCATAtcgtaaattaaagaaagcatttGATGGGTgtcaagaaaatgaattagcTCCAATGGCTTTAAGTGGATCACAAGTATATGAGCGTGTGAAGGACATTGGTGTTGTTCTTGGAAAGACACAAAAAAAAGGCACTTCAAGCAACATATGGAAGAAAAGGTCAATTTTATTTGATCTCCCATATTGGAGGGTGCTTGATGTCAGGCATTGTTTAGATGTTATGCatgtagagaaaaatgtttgtgatagtaTTATCGGAACGCTCCTCAATATTCAAGGGAAAACGAAAGATGGACTCAATGCTCGCTTGGACCTGGTTGAAATAGGTATAAGAGAACAATTAGCTCCAATATCACATGGTAAGAGGACATACTTGCCTCCAGCATGTCACACATTGTGTAAACAAGAAAAAAGgagtttttgtgaatttttacaAGGTGTGAAAGTTCCACTGGGTTactcttctaattttaaacGAGTTGTATCCATGAAAGATCATAAATTACTTGGGTTAAAatctcatgattgtcatgtattgatgcaacaactACTACCAGTGGCTATTCGGGGCATATTGCCTAAGAATGTTAGATACACATTAACAAGATTGTGCTTCTTTTTCAATGCAATATGTAGTAAAGTTATTGACATTGAGAAGTTGGATCAACTAGAAAATGAGGTTGTGGTCATATTGTGTCAGTTGGAGATGTACTTTCCTCCATCATTCTTTGATATTATGGTGCACTTAATTATTCATCTAGTAAGAGAAGTTAGAATTTGTGGTCCAGTATTCTTACgatggatgtaccctattgagcGATACATGAAGATATTAAAAGGTTATGTAAAGAACCAATATCGTCCTGAAGCATCAATagttgaaagatatattgctgaGGAAGCTATTGAGTTTTGTACAGACTACTTATCAGATGTTGAAGCTATAGGGGTACCTAGGTCTCGTTACCATGGAAGAGGTGTTGGTAAGGGTACTAGAAGTTCAAAAGTTGTCACCCTGAATAGAGCTGAAATTCTACGAgcacatatgtatatattgaaTAACACTGAAGAAGTCATCCCCTACTTAAGTGCTCATAAAGATATAGTTAAGAGAAATAATCCACGAATGCCTCAAAAGTGGGTCATTAATGAACACAACAAAACCTTTTTAAAGTGGTTTAAACAACAAGTTCAAGCTGACCATACAACTTCTGATACATTAAATTGGCTATCAAGTGAGCCAAACTTTGATGTCATATGTTGGTGTGGGTATGATATAAATAACTACACATTTCATAcacaaaaagaagatgaaaaaagcaCCACTCAAAATAGTGGAGTAATGGTTGTGGCCGAGTCAATGCATTTCTCGAGTTCAAAGGACAAAAATCCTGTGATGGCATCCATGTGCTACTTTGGtgtaattaaagatatttgggTGATAGATTACACAAGTTTTAGAGTacctatttttaaatgtaagtGGGTTGATGGTAATACTGGCGTAAGGACAGATGATCTAGGTTTTACATTGGTTGACCTAGAAAAGGAAGGTTATACTGAAGAGCCATTTATCATGGCGTCTCAGGCAAAACAAGTGTTTTATGTCACTGATCTCGAAGACAATAGATGGTCAGTGGTGCTCAAAGGTAGAACAATGCATTATACTGATGACAATGATGAAGTCGTTCTTGATATTGGTGAAACTCCATCTTTCTCATCAAATATGCCAACCTTGAATGTCGATAATGAAGTAGACGACGTCCATGCCATACGTGATGATCATCACGAAGGGTTGTGGGAGAACATTGCAACTTGA